One window of Ziziphus jujuba cultivar Dongzao chromosome 5, ASM3175591v1 genomic DNA carries:
- the LOC107420786 gene encoding fasciclin-like arabinogalactan protein 14, producing the protein MDHKASSLLSLAVFFLLFISSATAFNITKLLGTFPEFSNLNSLLLQNKLNDEINSRRTITVLAVDNSALSSLSGKPNDLIKKVLSAHVILDYYDVEKLTKAGTSNKTTMLTTLFQASGQAVAQEGFINVGLINEGEIAFGSAVKGANLDSKLVKSVAAQPFNISVLQITKPIAIPGIDSSASQSPSSAPVPAPKSAPPAKSPVPSTPKKAPAAAPVPAKSKAPAPSAETPVAESPADTPVEAPESDAPSADAPTSDAPVSDAPSDAPGPAGSDVADGPKKSGGSRTEMMVGAAGVLTALVSYFVAL; encoded by the coding sequence atggATCACAAAGCCTCTTCTCTCCTTTCCTTGGCGGTTTTCTTCCTCCTCTTCATCTCCTCTGCAACCGCCTTCAACATCACCAAGCTCCTCGGTACGTTCCCGGAATTCAGCAACCTCAACAGTCTCTTACTTCAAAACAAACTCAACGATGAGATCAACAGCCGCAGAACCATCACCGTCCTCGCCGTCGATAACAGcgctctctcttctctttccgGGAAGCCAAACGACCTCATCAAGAAAGTGTTGAGCGCTCACGTAATCCTCGATTACTACGACGTCGAGAAATTGACGAAGGCTGGAACCTCCAACAAGACGACGATGCTGACGACGCTTTTTCAGGCCTCCGGTCAAGCGGTCGCTCAGGAAGGTTTCATCAATGTAGGTTTGATTAACGAGGGCGAGATCGCTTTCGGATCGGCGGTTAAGGGCGCGAATCTTGATTCGAAGCTCGTGAAATCTGTGGCCGCTCAGCCTTTTAATATCTCTGTTCTTCAAATCACTAAACCGATTGCCATTCCTGGAATCGACTCTTCTGCCTCTCAGAGTCCCTCTTCTGCTCCTGTTCCAGCTCCCAAGAGTGCTCCTCCAGCGAAATCTCCAGTTCCGTCTACTCCTAAGAAGGCTCCGGCAGCTGCTCCTGTCCCGGCGAAGTCCAAAGCTCCTGCACCTTCAGCCGAAACTCCGGTGGCTGAGTCGCCTGCTGATACTCCGGTTGAGGCACCGGAGAGCGATGCACCATCTGCTGATGCGCCGACGAGCGATGCACCGGTGAGTGATGCACCGAGCGATGCCCCGGGGCCAGCAGGCTCCGACGTTGCTGATGGACCGAAAAAATCAGGTGGTTCTCGAACCGAGATGATGGTGGGTGCTGCTGGGGTTTTGACGGCTTTGGTATCTTACTTTGTGGCTTTGTAA